A region of the Massilia sp. erpn genome:
TGGCTGCTGGAGGAAGGTGATCACGAGCTGGTCGACCTGGCCTTCACCGGCATCACCTGGCCGCGCCTGGAAAAAGTGGTGCAGCGCCATGTGCTGCTTGGCATGCGCCAGATCGTGGTGCTGCCGTACTATCTGTATACCGGCACGCTGATGCAGCGCATCCACCGCCAGGTCGAGCATCTGCGCGGCCAGTATCCGCAGATCCGCTTCGCCTGCTCCGAGCATTTCGGCTTCGAGCCGGAGATTTTTGCGCTGATGGACCAGCGCGTGGAAAACCTGCGCGCCGGCGTGCCGGACAGCCGCCTGCCATGCGACGGTTGCAGCTACCGCGAAATCGCCCACGATCTGGGCCACGGCCACTCGCACGCGCATACCCATGACCATGCGCACGATCATGCACACGGCCACGAACATGAGCATGGACATGAGCACGCGCATGAGCACGAGCACGGCCACCATCACGATCATGACCACAGCCATGCGCACGCGCACCACGATGGCCATGATCACGCCCACCCGCACGATCATAGTCATACCCATGCCAAAGCGGAGGATCAGCCAGCATGAGCACCGTCAATACCGTCACTGAACAGCTGACCCGCGCCGGCCAGGTCATCGAGCATGACAGCTTTGCCATCATCGACGCGGAAACCGGCCCGCATTCTTATGCCGAGGATCAGTGGCCCATCGTGCGTCGCATGATCCACGCCAATGCCGATTTCGACTTCAACGGCCTGACCGATTTCCATTCCGCAGCCGTGGAAACGGGCATCCAGGCCATGCTGGCCGGCGGTACGCCGGTGGTGGCGGACGTGGAGATGATCTGCTCCGGTCTGTCGCAGCCGCGCCTGGCGCACTTCGGCATGAAGACCCACCAGTTCATCAGCGATGCCGACGTGATCGAAACCGCCAAGGCCGAGGACACCACGCGCGCCGTGCAAGCCATGCGCAAGGCCCACCGCCTTGGCCTGCTGGATGGCGCCATCGTCGGCATCGGCAACGCGCCCACCGCGCTGATCGAGCTGGTGCGCCTGATCCGCGAAGAGGGCGTGCGCCCGGCCCTGGTGGTCGGCATGCCGGTCGGTTTCGTCTCGGCCGCCGAATCGAAAGACCTGATGGCCGAAGTGAACGAAGTGCCCTGGATCGTGATCCGTGGCCGCAAGGGCGGTTCGACCCTGGTGGTGGCGGCGCTGCACGCGCTGCTGGCGCTGGCCGAAGCGCGCCAGAAGACCCTGCAGGCGGAGCATCCATGAAAGAGAAGGCCGAACGCGGTACTCGTACCGGGTTCAGTACCGGCGCCTGTTCCGCTGCCGCCGCGCGCGCGGCGGTGCTGGGCCTGGCCACCGGCCGCGTGCCGGAGGAAATCGAAAGCCTGCTGGCGAACGGCAGCCGGGTGAACTTCGCCGTCCACGATGGACGCTGCGATGCGCAAAGCGCGCACGCCATGGTGGTGAAGTTTGCCGGCGACGACCCGGATTGCACCGACGGCGCCCATCTCACGGTGGACCTGCGCCTGTTGCCCGGCCAGGCGGGTGTCGTGACCTATGTCGCCGGCGACGGCGTCGGTACGGTGACGATGCCGGGCCTGGGCCTGGAAGTCGGCGGCCCGGCCATCAACCCCGTCCCGCGCCGCAATATCGCCGACAACCTGCTCGAAGCCGCGCCTGAACTGCTGGCGGAGCATGGCATCGAAGTCACTATCAGCGTGCCGGACGGCCAGGTGATGGCAAAGAAGACCACCAATGCGCGCCTGGGTATCCTGGGCGGCATCAGCATTCTTGGCACCACCGGCATCGTCAAGCCGTATTCGACGGCGGCCTGGCGCGCCAGCGTGGTGCAGGGCGTCCAGGTGGCCGCCACCGCCGGCCACAATATGGTGTCGCTGACCACCGGCGGACGTACCGAGACTTTCTCCATGACCACGCTGCGCGAGGAACGCCCGGAACTGCCCGCCGCCTGCTTCGTGCAGATGGGCGACTTCCTGCGCTACGCCCTCGATGAGGTGGTGGCCCAGGGCATCGGCCTGGTGGTCATGGCCGTCATGGTGGGCAAGCTGACCAAGATCGCCCAGGGCGAAACCATCACCCACGCCAACCGCAGCGAAGTCGATACCGACCTGGTGGCAAGGATCGCGCGCCAGATTGGCGCGGCCGAGGAGGACTGCGTGGCCATCGCCGCCGCCGAAACCGCGCGCTTCGGCGCCGAGCTGATGGTCGAGCGCGGGCTGGGCGACGCCTTCCACCATGCCCTGGCCCAGGCCGCGATCGACACCCTGACCGCGCCCGACCGCTATGGCCGCAACTTCCAGCTGCGCGTGCTGGTGTGCGACTTCACCGGCCAGAAAGTGGCTGATGTGTGGTCGGCACCCGCCTTGCCGCAAGAGCGTCCCGCCAGCGCCGGACGCACCGGCATCGACCATATCGTCGATGTCGATCCTGAACCAGAACCCGAGTGAATCCATGGACACCTGCGTGAAAGACCCCAACCCCTGCCGTGTGATCGGCGTGCTCGATGACGGCGTCGCCAGTCTGAGCCCGACCGCGCTGGCCTATCTGCGCAGCGCCGACGTGGTGATCGGCGGCGCGCGCACGCTGGCCCTGCTGGGCGGTGAGTTCAAGTCCGGCGCCACGCGCCACGACCTGACCGGCAAGCTGAAAGAAGTGCCGGAGTGGGTGCGCGCCGCGCGCGCCGACCATCTGGCCTGCGTGGTGCTGGCCACCGGCGACCCGCTATGCCACGGCATTGCGCCATACCTGGCCCAGCACCTGTGCGTGCAGGCGCTCGACATCCTGCCCAACCTCTCCACGCTGCAACTGGCTTGTGCGCGCATCGGCCTGCCCTGGCAGGATGCGCGTATTGTTTCGGTGCATGCGCGCGATGCGGGTGAGTGGATGCGCGGCAGTGCGCCCAGCCACGGCCTGTATGCCTTGGCCCAGGCTGCGCGCCAGCATCCACGCCTGCTGGTACTGACCAGTCCTGACAATAGCCCCGACCGCATCGCGCGCCTGCTGCTGGCCGAAGGCCTGGGCGACGATTTCCATATGGCGGTGGCGGAAAACCTGCTGCAGCCGGAGGAGCGCGTGCTGGCCGAACTCAGTCCGCAGGAGGCGGCGGAGATGCGCTTTGCCGAGCTGAATGTGGTGCTGCTGTGGCGCGTGACACCGGCCCCGCGCCCGGTGCGTTTCGGCCTGGCCGACAGCGAATTCGTGCAACGCCAGCCGGAGAAAGGCTTGATCACCAAGCAGGAAGTACGCGCCGTCAGCCTAGCGCGCCTGCAATTGCGCGCCGATAGCGTGGTCTGGGATATCGGCGCCGGTTCCGGCTCGGTGGGCCTGGAAGCGGCGCGCCTGTGCCAACAGGGCCACGTCTACGCCATCGAGAAGAACGAGGCCGACCATGCCATCGCGGGCCAGAACCATGCGGCCTTCGGCGTCAGCAACTACAGCCTGTTCCACGGCAAGGCGCCGGAGGGACTGGATGCCTGGCCCGATCCGGACGCCGTCTTCGTCGGCGGTTCGGGCGGCGAGCTGTCCACGCTGATCGAAGGCGTGATGCGCCGCCTGCGCCCGCATGGCGCGCTGGTGATGAATTTCGTCACGCTGGAAAATCTCGCCACCGCCACCGCCGCCCTGCAGGCGCTGGAAGGCGAGGGCGTAAGCTGGGACGTTCTGCAATTGCAGGCCGCGCGCAGCAAGCCCATCCTGCACATGCACCGCATGGCGGCCGAGAATCCGGTGTGGATCGTCTGCGCGCGCCGCGATGTGTCTGCCGTCAAAACGGAGGCGGCCGATGCGTGACGCTACCGTACGCGGCACCCTGTGGGGTATTTCGCTCGGCCCGGGCGATCCCGGCCTGATCACGCGCGCCGCCTGGGAAGCCTTGCAGCGCCGCGACGCCGTCTGGGTCTACCCGGCGCGCAGCGGCAAGACGCCCAGCTATGCTTTTGACATCGTGCAGCGCGCCGGACTGGCGCCGCCCGACGAACATGCGCTGCTGCTGTTCCCTATGACGCACGACGGCGAAAAGCTGGCGCGCGCCTGGCTCAAGGCCGCCGAAACCATATTGCCCTGGCTGCGCGCCGGGCGCGATGTGCTGTTCCTGGTCGAAGGCGATGCCAGCACCTACGCCACCTTCGGCCACCTGGCGCGCACCGTGCGCAACCTGGATGAACATATCCCTGTGCAGACCATCGCCGGCGTGAATTCCTTCACCGCCGCCTGCGCCCAGGTGCCGGTTCCGTTCGCGGAGCAGGATGACACTGTCGCCATCGTGCCCGCCGCTTATGGCGTGAGCGCTGTCGACCGCCTGCTGCCCGACTTCGACACCCTGGTGCTGATGAAGGTCAAGCCCATACTCGACGAATTGATCGACTGGCTGGAGCAGCGCGACCTGCTGGCCGGTTCCCACTTCATCGAGCGCGTCGGCGCGCCGGACGAGCGGCGTTTCAGCGCCGCCGAAATCCTGACGCTGCGCGGCACCAAGGTCAGCTACCTGTCGCTGCTGATCGTCAAGCACCCTTACCGCATTCGCGGCGAACGCATCAAGGGCTGCCTCAAGAAGAGCGGCCCGCAACCCTTATTAACGGAGATCGAATGAGCAGCGCCCCCATCCCTAATCCAGCCAGCCCGCGCCTCAGCCTGGTGGCCATCACCAAGCATGGCGCCGGCCTGGCCGCGCGCTTGGCCGCCGACCTGCCGGAAGCCGATATCTGCACCTCGGCCAAATTCGCTGCGCAATTCGCCGGCCTGACCAACACCGTGCGCGCCTACGAAGGCGCCTTGCGCGACGAGATCGGCCCGCTGTTTGAAGGCTATGATCAGATTATCTTCTTTGTCTCGCTGGGCGCGGTGGTGCGCCTGATCGCACCGCATCTGCGCAGCAAGGACGAAGACCCGGGCGTGATCGTGGTCGATGACGCTGGCCAGTACGTGATCCCGGTGCTGTCGGGCCACGTCGGCGGCGCCAACGAATGGAGCGAGCGCGTGGCCGATCTGATGGGCGCCGCACCGGTGCTGACCACCGCCTCCGACGTCGGCCGCACCATCCCGGTCGATATCCTGGGCCGCCACCTGGGCTGGCGCGTGGAAGCGCCGAAGATCAATATCACGCGCGTTTCGGCCCATGTGGTGAACGGCGAGCCGATCGCCTTCGTGCAGGAAGCCGGCAGCCCGGACTGGTGGACCCGTCCCA
Encoded here:
- a CDS encoding precorrin-8X methylmutase, whose protein sequence is MSTVNTVTEQLTRAGQVIEHDSFAIIDAETGPHSYAEDQWPIVRRMIHANADFDFNGLTDFHSAAVETGIQAMLAGGTPVVADVEMICSGLSQPRLAHFGMKTHQFISDADVIETAKAEDTTRAVQAMRKAHRLGLLDGAIVGIGNAPTALIELVRLIREEGVRPALVVGMPVGFVSAAESKDLMAEVNEVPWIVIRGRKGGSTLVVAALHALLALAEARQKTLQAEHP
- a CDS encoding cobalt-precorrin-5B (C(1))-methyltransferase; amino-acid sequence: MKEKAERGTRTGFSTGACSAAAARAAVLGLATGRVPEEIESLLANGSRVNFAVHDGRCDAQSAHAMVVKFAGDDPDCTDGAHLTVDLRLLPGQAGVVTYVAGDGVGTVTMPGLGLEVGGPAINPVPRRNIADNLLEAAPELLAEHGIEVTISVPDGQVMAKKTTNARLGILGGISILGTTGIVKPYSTAAWRASVVQGVQVAATAGHNMVSLTTGGRTETFSMTTLREERPELPAACFVQMGDFLRYALDEVVAQGIGLVVMAVMVGKLTKIAQGETITHANRSEVDTDLVARIARQIGAAEEDCVAIAAAETARFGAELMVERGLGDAFHHALAQAAIDTLTAPDRYGRNFQLRVLVCDFTGQKVADVWSAPALPQERPASAGRTGIDHIVDVDPEPEPE
- the cobI gene encoding precorrin-2 C(20)-methyltransferase encodes the protein MRDATVRGTLWGISLGPGDPGLITRAAWEALQRRDAVWVYPARSGKTPSYAFDIVQRAGLAPPDEHALLLFPMTHDGEKLARAWLKAAETILPWLRAGRDVLFLVEGDASTYATFGHLARTVRNLDEHIPVQTIAGVNSFTAACAQVPVPFAEQDDTVAIVPAAYGVSAVDRLLPDFDTLVLMKVKPILDELIDWLEQRDLLAGSHFIERVGAPDERRFSAAEILTLRGTKVSYLSLLIVKHPYRIRGERIKGCLKKSGPQPLLTEIE
- a CDS encoding sirohydrochlorin chelatase translates to MNQAIMMPAKDTILIVGHGSREDSGNQEIREFTAQWRARHPEWRIELCFIEFAPPELNASLLSAARTSRRVLVVPLILNAAGHVKMEIPEAIEQARAACPQTEILLAPHLTACDPILAILKRRLRKAMGALDMPDPTTTGVVVLGRGSSDRGANGEMAKMARWLLEEGDHELVDLAFTGITWPRLEKVVQRHVLLGMRQIVVLPYYLYTGTLMQRIHRQVEHLRGQYPQIRFACSEHFGFEPEIFALMDQRVENLRAGVPDSRLPCDGCSYREIAHDLGHGHSHAHTHDHAHDHAHGHEHEHGHEHAHEHEHGHHHDHDHSHAHAHHDGHDHAHPHDHSHTHAKAEDQPA
- a CDS encoding cobalamin biosynthesis central domain-containing protein, with the translated sequence MSSAPIPNPASPRLSLVAITKHGAGLAARLAADLPEADICTSAKFAAQFAGLTNTVRAYEGALRDEIGPLFEGYDQIIFFVSLGAVVRLIAPHLRSKDEDPGVIVVDDAGQYVIPVLSGHVGGANEWSERVADLMGAAPVLTTASDVGRTIPVDILGRHLGWRVEAPKINITRVSAHVVNGEPIAFVQEAGSPDWWTRPTPLPDNIHRFSRFDEVDLERFAALLWVTHAEVPAERWDALHERLVVYRPPQDAA
- the cbiE gene encoding precorrin-6y C5,15-methyltransferase (decarboxylating) subunit CbiE; the protein is MSILNQNPSESMDTCVKDPNPCRVIGVLDDGVASLSPTALAYLRSADVVIGGARTLALLGGEFKSGATRHDLTGKLKEVPEWVRAARADHLACVVLATGDPLCHGIAPYLAQHLCVQALDILPNLSTLQLACARIGLPWQDARIVSVHARDAGEWMRGSAPSHGLYALAQAARQHPRLLVLTSPDNSPDRIARLLLAEGLGDDFHMAVAENLLQPEERVLAELSPQEAAEMRFAELNVVLLWRVTPAPRPVRFGLADSEFVQRQPEKGLITKQEVRAVSLARLQLRADSVVWDIGAGSGSVGLEAARLCQQGHVYAIEKNEADHAIAGQNHAAFGVSNYSLFHGKAPEGLDAWPDPDAVFVGGSGGELSTLIEGVMRRLRPHGALVMNFVTLENLATATAALQALEGEGVSWDVLQLQAARSKPILHMHRMAAENPVWIVCARRDVSAVKTEAADA